A stretch of the Lactuca sativa cultivar Salinas chromosome 9, Lsat_Salinas_v11, whole genome shotgun sequence genome encodes the following:
- the LOC128128436 gene encoding cysteine-rich repeat secretory protein 38-like yields the protein MSSSDHIFIVGVLFFLHFVQMVIGDGPLYHICSTTSGNFTRYSPYEHSLNKLMGELYYKTSPNGFGMGSMGQYEAHTSGLSLCRGDVSQKDCMTCVVNASAEIRRRCPSNKAGIIWYDQCLLKYSSNDFLGQIDNQNRLYMWNLNNVSDPSSFNAETKRLLSGLSNTAYNDPKMYAAGALDLDGLRKLYGLVQCTRDLSSVDCKTCLDGAISELPSCCDGKRGGRVLGTSCNIRYEIYPFAGV from the coding sequence ATGTCTTCTTCAGACCATATTTTCATCGTCGGTGTTCTTTTCTTCCTTCACTTTGTCCAAATGGTTATTGGGGATGGTCCACTGTACCACATTTGTTCTACTACTTCAGGTAACTTTACCCGTTATAGTCCTTACGAACATAGCCTCAACAAACTCATGGGGGAGTTATACTACAAAACCTCTCCAAATGGCTTTGGAATGGGGTCGATGGGGCAATACGAAGCTCATACCTCTGGTCTTTCCCTTTGTCGGGGTGATGTCTCACAAAAAGACTGCATGACTTGTGTTGTCAACGCAAGTGCTGAAATTCGCAGACGCTGCCCAAGTAACAAGGCTGGAATCATATGGTATGACCAGTGTCTCTTAAAATATTCCAGTAATGACTTCCTTGGTCAGATAGACAATCAGAATCGCTTGTACATGTGGAACTTAAACAACGTAAGTGATCCAAGCTCATTCAATGCAGAAACCAAGAGATTGTTGAGTGGTTTGTCAAACACGGCTTACAATGATCCAAAAATGTATGCTGCTGGGGCCTTAGACCTTGATGGTTTAAGAAAGCTTTATGGGTTGGTTCAATGTACCAGGGATCTTTCAAGTGTTGATTGCAAGACTTGTTTGGATGGTGCGATCAGTgaacttccaagttgttgtgatgGGAAACGTGGCGGAAGGGTTCTTGGTACAAGTTGTAATATTAGATATGAGATATATCCATTTGCTGGTGTTTAA